In the genome of Raphanus sativus cultivar WK10039 chromosome 4, ASM80110v3, whole genome shotgun sequence, one region contains:
- the LOC108855136 gene encoding auxilin-related protein 2 isoform X1: MDDFSDLLTKRPQGKSAPMAPQTKAKSSDSSSWVFDDLSRDGGGDDLLFKSKPSSMPVYDKPVYDDEDVFEAIPELTTSQSARFDENISSILSPSRHQSSPLDDLIGRGNSTGSSASAFDDLIPGFGRASSPQTKRPTSETTSQSQTPPPYRTTSSNFVEDPFVVLQEDSASATPKQEFIDPLDEIGKFNTRKTDDHSHGGGGVFVDIDPLDSLVNGRDKTHLRSEQHVSGFQSPVKSSGSYHAKNVSFDEVLEPHNASFDSSDDVWLTVSEIPLFTQPTTAPPPSRPPPPRPTRPMKNKVNEHVRSPARASAATPMDELDDFASGRFQTAPNEQPLYGSGGGDDSDVFSSASASASAAAMKDAMDKAEAKFRHAKERREKDNLKASRNREGVDPVDNSDSRERENQARLDREREAEMEREREREREREQKRIERERERLLARQAVERATREARERAATEARAKAQRAAVEKASSDARERAERAAVQRAHAEARERAATGARERAERAAAEAREKQAANAEAKVRSERAAVEKAAAEARARAAAQAKAKQQEDNNNDLDSFFNSVSRPSSAPRQRTNPPVDPFQDSWNRGGSYESSRASSRAPSGASENLRKTSSATNIVDDLSSIFGASAATQSGGFQDIEGETEERRRARLERHQRTQERAAKALAEKNDRDLQVQREQAEKNRIGETLDVEIKRWGAGKEANLRALLSTLQYVLWPECGWQPVSLTDLITAASVKKFYRKATLCIHPDKVQQKGANLQQKYIAEKVFDMLKEAWNKFNSEELF; this comes from the exons ATGGACGATTTTTCAGACCTGTTGACCAAAAGGCCTCAGGGAAAGTCAGCTCCGATGGCACCTCAAACAAAGGCCAAGTCTTCCGATTCGTCTTCGTGGGTATTTGACGATCTGAGTCgcgatggtggtggtgatgatctCCTCTTCAAGTCTAAGCCATCATCTATGCCAGTTTATGACAAGCCTGTATACGACGATGAGGATGTGTTTGAAGCGATCCCTGAGCTCACAACTTCTCAATCAGCTAGGTTTGATGAGAATATCTCTTCGATCCTGTCACCTTCAAGACATCAAAGTTCTCCCTTGGATGATCTGATTGGAAGAGGAAACTCCACCGGCTCCTCTGCTTCTGCTTTTGATGACTTGATTCCTGGTTTTGGTCGCGCTTCCTCCCCTCAAACTAAACG GCCTACTTCAGAGACTACTAGTCAATCTCAGACCCCTCCTCCATACCGGACAACTTCTTCCAATTTTGTGGAAGACCCCTTTGTAGTCTTACAGGAGGACTCTGCATCAGCAACCCCTAAACAAGAGTTCATTGATCCATTGGATGAAATTGGTAAATTCAACACCAGAAAAACTGATGATCATTCCCACGGTGGAGGAGGAGTATTTGTTGATATTGACCCTCTGGATAGTCTTGTGAATGGTAGAGACAAAACTCACTTGAGGTCAGAACAACACGTCAGTGGCTTTCAGTCACCAGTAAAAAGTTCTGGGAGTTACCATGCTAAGAATGTTTCTTTTGATGAAGTTTTGGAGCCGCATAATGCAAGTTTTGACTCATCTGATGATGTCTGGCTTACTGTTTCTGAGATCCCCCTCTTTACCCAACCTACCACTGCTCCTCCACCTTCCAGACCTCCCCCACCCAGACCTACACGTCCTATGAAAAATAAGGTAAACGAGCACGTTCGTAGCCCAGCTAGAGCTTCTGCAGCAACTCCAATGGATGAACTCGACGATTTTGCTTCTGGCAGATTTCAGACTGCTCCCAATGAGCAGCCTCTCTATggtagtggtggtggtgatgattcAGATGTTTTCTCTTCTGCTTCTGCATCTGCATCTGCTGCTGCCATGAAGGATGCTATGGACAAAGCTGAAGCCAAGTTTAGGCATGCTAAGGAAAGGAGAGAGAAAGACAATCTCAAGGCAAGTAGAAACAGAGAAGGCGTTGATCCAGTGGACAACTCTGATTCTCGGGAAAGAGAAAATCAAGCTCGATTGGATCGTGAAAGGGAGGCAGAGATGGAaagggagagagaaagagaaagggagagagagcAGAAAAGAAttgagagagaaagggaacgACTGCTGGCTAGACAGGCGGTTGAGAGGGCCACTAGGGAAGCACGCGAAAGAGCTGCCACTGAGGCACGTGCCAAAGCTCAAAGAGCTGCTGTCGAAAAGGCTTCTTCTGATGCCCGAGAACGTGCAGAAAGAGCTGCAGTTCAGAGAGCGCATGCTGAAGCACGTGAAAGGGCAGCTACTGGGGCAAGGGAAAGGGCTGAGAGGGCTGCAGCTGAAGCGCGGGAGAAGCAAGCGGCAAATGCTGAAGCAAAGGTTAGGTCTGAACGAGCTGCTGTTGAAAAGGCAGCTGCTGAGGCACGAGCTAGAGCAGCTGCGCAAGCTAAAGCTAAGCAGCAAGAAGACAATAACAATGATCTTGACTCTTTCTTTAACTCGGTTTCCAGACCAAGTAGTGCTCCACGACagagaaccaaccctccggtg GATCCTTTCCAAGATTCATGGAACAGGGGAGGGTCTTACGAATCTAGCAGGGCCTCTTCGCGAGCGCCTTCTGGAGCATCAGAGAACCTGAGGAAGACCTCTTCGGCTACAAACATTGTGGATGATCTCAGTTCAATATTTGGAG CTTCAGCAGCAACCCAATCCGGTGGGTTTCAAGATATTGAAGGAGAAACTGAAGAGAGACGGCGTGCCCGGCTGGAACGCCACCAGAGAACACAGGAGCGAGCT GCGAAAGCGCTTGCTGAGAAAAATGATCGTGATCTTCAAGTACAAAGAGAACAAGCTGAGAAAAAT AGGATTGGTGAGACCTTGGATGTTGAGATAAAACGTTGGGGTGCGGGGAAGGAAGCAAACTTACGTGCCTTGCTTTCCACGCTACAATAT GTTCTTTGGCCAGAATGCGGTTGGCAGCCTGTTTCACTGACCGATCTAATTACAGCTGCTTCTGTCAAGAAGTTTTACAGGAAGGCCACTCTCTGTATACACCCTGACAAAGTACAGCAAAAAGGCGCTAATCTCCAGCAGAAATACATTGCGGAGAAAGTGTTCGACATGCTCAAG GAAGCATGGAACAAGTTCAACTCCGAAGAACTCTTTTGA
- the LOC108855136 gene encoding auxilin-related protein 2 isoform X2: MDDFSDLLTKRPQGKSAPMAPQTKAKSSDSSSWVFDDLSRDGGGDDLLFKSKPSSMPVYDKPVYDDEDVFEAIPELTTSQSARFDENISSILSPSRHQSSPLDDLIGRGNSTGSSASAFDDLIPGFGRASSPQTKRPTSETTSQSQTPPPYRTTSSNFVEDPFVVLQEDSASATPKQEFIDPLDEIGKFNTRKTDDHSHGGGGVFVDIDPLDSLVNGRDKTHLRSEQHVSGFQSPVKSSGSYHAKNVSFDEVLEPHNASFDSSDDVWLTVSEIPLFTQPTTAPPPSRPPPPRPTRPMKNKVNEHVRSPARASAATPMDELDDFASGRFQTAPNEQPLYGSGGGDDSDVFSSASASASAAAMKDAMDKAEAKFRHAKERREKDNLKASRNREGVDPVDNSDSRERENQARLDREREAEMEREREREREREQKRIERERERLLARQAVERATREARERAATEARAKAQRAAVEKASSDARERAERAAVQRAHAEARERAATGARERAERAAAEAREKQAANAEAKVRSERAAVEKAAAEARARAAAQAKAKQQEDNNNDLDSFFNSVSRPSSAPRQRTNPPVDPFQDSWNRGGSYESSRASSRAPSGASENLRKTSSATNIVDDLSSIFGAATQSGGFQDIEGETEERRRARLERHQRTQERAAKALAEKNDRDLQVQREQAEKNRIGETLDVEIKRWGAGKEANLRALLSTLQYVLWPECGWQPVSLTDLITAASVKKFYRKATLCIHPDKVQQKGANLQQKYIAEKVFDMLKEAWNKFNSEELF, encoded by the exons ATGGACGATTTTTCAGACCTGTTGACCAAAAGGCCTCAGGGAAAGTCAGCTCCGATGGCACCTCAAACAAAGGCCAAGTCTTCCGATTCGTCTTCGTGGGTATTTGACGATCTGAGTCgcgatggtggtggtgatgatctCCTCTTCAAGTCTAAGCCATCATCTATGCCAGTTTATGACAAGCCTGTATACGACGATGAGGATGTGTTTGAAGCGATCCCTGAGCTCACAACTTCTCAATCAGCTAGGTTTGATGAGAATATCTCTTCGATCCTGTCACCTTCAAGACATCAAAGTTCTCCCTTGGATGATCTGATTGGAAGAGGAAACTCCACCGGCTCCTCTGCTTCTGCTTTTGATGACTTGATTCCTGGTTTTGGTCGCGCTTCCTCCCCTCAAACTAAACG GCCTACTTCAGAGACTACTAGTCAATCTCAGACCCCTCCTCCATACCGGACAACTTCTTCCAATTTTGTGGAAGACCCCTTTGTAGTCTTACAGGAGGACTCTGCATCAGCAACCCCTAAACAAGAGTTCATTGATCCATTGGATGAAATTGGTAAATTCAACACCAGAAAAACTGATGATCATTCCCACGGTGGAGGAGGAGTATTTGTTGATATTGACCCTCTGGATAGTCTTGTGAATGGTAGAGACAAAACTCACTTGAGGTCAGAACAACACGTCAGTGGCTTTCAGTCACCAGTAAAAAGTTCTGGGAGTTACCATGCTAAGAATGTTTCTTTTGATGAAGTTTTGGAGCCGCATAATGCAAGTTTTGACTCATCTGATGATGTCTGGCTTACTGTTTCTGAGATCCCCCTCTTTACCCAACCTACCACTGCTCCTCCACCTTCCAGACCTCCCCCACCCAGACCTACACGTCCTATGAAAAATAAGGTAAACGAGCACGTTCGTAGCCCAGCTAGAGCTTCTGCAGCAACTCCAATGGATGAACTCGACGATTTTGCTTCTGGCAGATTTCAGACTGCTCCCAATGAGCAGCCTCTCTATggtagtggtggtggtgatgattcAGATGTTTTCTCTTCTGCTTCTGCATCTGCATCTGCTGCTGCCATGAAGGATGCTATGGACAAAGCTGAAGCCAAGTTTAGGCATGCTAAGGAAAGGAGAGAGAAAGACAATCTCAAGGCAAGTAGAAACAGAGAAGGCGTTGATCCAGTGGACAACTCTGATTCTCGGGAAAGAGAAAATCAAGCTCGATTGGATCGTGAAAGGGAGGCAGAGATGGAaagggagagagaaagagaaagggagagagagcAGAAAAGAAttgagagagaaagggaacgACTGCTGGCTAGACAGGCGGTTGAGAGGGCCACTAGGGAAGCACGCGAAAGAGCTGCCACTGAGGCACGTGCCAAAGCTCAAAGAGCTGCTGTCGAAAAGGCTTCTTCTGATGCCCGAGAACGTGCAGAAAGAGCTGCAGTTCAGAGAGCGCATGCTGAAGCACGTGAAAGGGCAGCTACTGGGGCAAGGGAAAGGGCTGAGAGGGCTGCAGCTGAAGCGCGGGAGAAGCAAGCGGCAAATGCTGAAGCAAAGGTTAGGTCTGAACGAGCTGCTGTTGAAAAGGCAGCTGCTGAGGCACGAGCTAGAGCAGCTGCGCAAGCTAAAGCTAAGCAGCAAGAAGACAATAACAATGATCTTGACTCTTTCTTTAACTCGGTTTCCAGACCAAGTAGTGCTCCACGACagagaaccaaccctccggtg GATCCTTTCCAAGATTCATGGAACAGGGGAGGGTCTTACGAATCTAGCAGGGCCTCTTCGCGAGCGCCTTCTGGAGCATCAGAGAACCTGAGGAAGACCTCTTCGGCTACAAACATTGTGGATGATCTCAGTTCAATATTTGGAG CAGCAACCCAATCCGGTGGGTTTCAAGATATTGAAGGAGAAACTGAAGAGAGACGGCGTGCCCGGCTGGAACGCCACCAGAGAACACAGGAGCGAGCT GCGAAAGCGCTTGCTGAGAAAAATGATCGTGATCTTCAAGTACAAAGAGAACAAGCTGAGAAAAAT AGGATTGGTGAGACCTTGGATGTTGAGATAAAACGTTGGGGTGCGGGGAAGGAAGCAAACTTACGTGCCTTGCTTTCCACGCTACAATAT GTTCTTTGGCCAGAATGCGGTTGGCAGCCTGTTTCACTGACCGATCTAATTACAGCTGCTTCTGTCAAGAAGTTTTACAGGAAGGCCACTCTCTGTATACACCCTGACAAAGTACAGCAAAAAGGCGCTAATCTCCAGCAGAAATACATTGCGGAGAAAGTGTTCGACATGCTCAAG GAAGCATGGAACAAGTTCAACTCCGAAGAACTCTTTTGA
- the LOC108855378 gene encoding auxilin-related protein 2: protein MCIHLINSLDNENVVNSNDLDSFFNSVSRPSSAPRQRTNPPVDPFQDSWNRGGSYESSRASSRVPSGASENLRKTSSATNIVDDLSSIFGASATQSGGFQDIEGETEERRRARLERHQRTQERAAKALAEKNDRDLQVQREQAEKNRIGETLDVEIKRWGAGKEGNLRALLSTLQYVLWPECGWQPVSLTDLITAASVKKFYRKATLCIHPDKVQQKGANLQQKYIAEKVFDMLKEAWNKFNSEELF, encoded by the exons atGTGTATACACCTAATTAACTCATTAGACAATGAAAACGTAG ttaattcCAATGATCTT GACTCCTTCTTTAACTCGGTTTCCAGACCAAGTAGTGCTCCACGACagagaaccaaccctccggtg GATCCTTTCCAAGATTCATGGAACAGGGGAGGGTCTTACGAATCTAGCAGAGCATCTTCGCGTGTGCCTTCAGGAGCATCAGAGAACCTGAGGAAGACCTCTTCGGCTACAAACATTGTGGATGATCTCAGTTCAATATTTGGAG CTTCAGCAACCCAATCCGGTGGGTTTCAAGATATTGAAGGAGAAACTGAAGAGAGACGGCGTGCCCGGCTGGAACGCCACCAGAGAACACAGGAGCGAGCT GCGAAAGCACTTGCTGAGAAAAATGATCGTGATCTTCAAGTACAAAGAGAACAAGCTGAGAAAAAT AGGATTGGTGAGACCCTGGATGTTGAGATAAAACGTTGGGGTGCGGGGAAGGAAGGAAACTTGCGTGCCCTGCTTTCCACGCTACAATAT GTTCTTTGGCCAGAATGCGGTTGGCAGCCTGTTTCACTGACCGATTTAATTACAGCTGCTTCTGTCAAGAAATTTTACAGGAAAGCCACTCTCTGTATACACCCTGACAAAGTACAGCAAAAAGGCGCTAATCTCCAGCAGAAATACATTGCTGAGAAAGTGTTCGACATGCTCAAG GAAGCATGGAACAAGTTCAACTCCGAAGAACTCTTTTAA
- the LOC130511765 gene encoding non-specific lipid transfer protein GPI-anchored 22: MAYNQNQQMLALCITVSIMFLGVRSDLNQDIKGCQDSMSDLYSCLPFVTNKAKAPDSTCCTTLKEKLDKGQTKRCLCTLVKDRDDPGLGFKVDANRAMSLPSTCHVPANISQCPDLLHLPPDSVAAKIFKQFTESSSQNVAPKAVSTGSSVKGRDKKQYGLVMAGAFSIWYLI, translated from the exons ATGGCTTACAATCAAAATCAACAAATGCTGGCTCTATGCATAACAGTATCAATAATGTTTCTTGGTGTGAGATCAGATTTGAATCAGGACATAAAAGGGTGTCAGGATTCCATGTCTGATCTCTACTCTTGTCTTCCTTTTGTCACTAACAAAGCTAAAGCTCCAGACTCAACATGTTGCACAACACTGAAAGAAAAACTAGACAAAGGGCAGACCAAGAGATGTCTCTGCACTCTTGTCAAAGACAGGGATGATCCTGGTTTAGGATTCAAAGTTGATGCCAACCGTGCAATGAGCCTCCCTTCCACTTGTCATGTCCCTGCAAATATTTCACAATGCCCAG ATCTTCTACATTTGCCTCCAGATTCAGTAGCCGCTAAGATTTTTAAGCAGTTCACTGAATCCTCCTCTCAGAATGTTGCACCTAAAG CTGTATCCACAGGTTCAAGCGTAAAAGGAAGAGACAAGAAGCAATATGGTCTAGTGATGGCTGGAGCTTTCTCAATATGGTACTTGATATGA
- the LOC130511764 gene encoding carbon catabolite repressor protein 4 homolog 2: MLSVIRVHLPSEIPIVGCELTPYVLVRRPDKTAATDDVPESAPLEGYFLRYRWYRVQSDKKVTICSVHPTEQATLQCVFCSKRRALVAKSYHCSPKCFTDAWQHHKTLHERAAAENGNEEDELSRFNSTGSGALASTLSGSMSNLTLANNGPTPFYPSSIAQKNNGGETLIEVGGCKTYTPTADDIGYVLKFECVVANAETKQSVGHPSTILTSRVIPAPSPSPRRLIPVNGADVMSHMDQDGRIQSAGSFTMLSYNILSDTSASSDLYSYCPPWALSWPYRRQNLLREIVGYRADVVCLQEVQSDHFHEIFAPELDKHGYQALYKRKTNEVLSGSTSAIDGCATFFRRDRFSHVKKYDVEFNKAAQSLTEAIIPHTQKRTALNRLVKDNIALIVVLESKFGNQPTDPSGKRQLICVANTHVNVQQELKDVKLWQVHTLLKGLEKIAASADIPMLVCGDFNTLPGSAPHTLLVRGKVDPLHPDLLVDPLGILRPHTKLTHQLPLVSAYSSFVRPVMGLGLDQHRRRMDLNTNEPLFTNCTREFIGTHDYIFYTADTLMVESLLELLDEDGLRKDTALPSPEWSSNHIALLAEFRCMPRTRR; encoded by the exons ATGCTAAGCGTGATCCGAGTGCATCTCCCTTCCGAGATTCCCATCGTTGGCTGTGAATTGACTCCTTACGTGCTTGTTCGCCGCCCTGATAAGACCGCCGCCACTGACGATGTCCCTGAATCTGCTCCTCTCGAAGGCTACTTCTTGAGATACAGATG GTATCGTGTACAGAGCGATAAGAAAGTAACCATTTGCAGTGTGCATCCAACGGAACAAGCCACCTTACAATGCGTATTCTGCTCAAAGCGTAGAGCCCTCGTTGCAAAAAGCTACCACTGCTCACCCAAATGCTTCACAGACGCGTGGCAGCACCACAAGACTCTGCACGAGCGAGCAGCCGCAGAGAACGGAAACGAGGAAGACGAGTTATCCCGTTTCAACAGCACAGGCTCCGGTGCTCTCGCCAGCACCTTATCCGGCTCAATGTCGAATCTCACCCTCGCCAATAACGGCCCCACGCCGTTTTATCCTTCGAGCATCGCTCAGAAGAACAACGGAGGAGAGACGCTTATCGAGGTCGGGGGCTGCAAAACGTACACCCCGACCGCTGACGACATTGGCTACGTGTTGAAGTTCGAGTGTGTGGTGGCTAACGCGGAGACTAAACAGTCTGTGGGACATCCTAGTACCATTTTGACTTCACGTGTGATCCCTGCGCCTTCTCCGAGTCCACGTAGGCTTATCCCTGTTAACGGAGCTGATGTGATGAGTCACATGGATCAAGATGGTCGGATTCAGTCTGCAGGATCGTTCACTATGCtttcttataatattttgtcTGATACTTCCGCAAGTAGCGACCTTTACAGTTACTGTCCTCCTTGGGCTCTTTCTTGGCCGTACAGAAGACAGAATCTGTTGAGGGAGATTGTTGGTTATCGTGCTGATGTAGTTTGCCTACAAGAG GTACAAAGTGATCATTTCCATGAGATTTTCGCACCGGAGTTGGATAAACATGGGTATCAAGCTCTCTACAAGAGGAAGACTAATGAG GTTCTCAGCGGAAGCACAAGTGCAATTGATGGATGTGCAACATTTTTCAGACGGGATAGATTTTCACATGTCAAGAAATATGAT GTTGAATTCAATAAGGCTGCTCAGTCTTTGACTGAGGCTATAATCCCTCATACGCAGAAGAGAACTGCTTTAAACCGACTTGTGaag GATAACATTGCGTTAATAGTTGTTCTTGAATCGAAGTTTGGTAATCAACCTACTGATCCTTCAGGGAAGCGCCAGCTTATCTGTGTG GCAAACACACATGTTAATGTTCAACAAGAGCTGAAGGACGTGAAGCTCTGGCAG gTTCATACTTTATTAAAAGGGCTAGAGAAAATAGCTGCTAGTGCTGACATTCCTATGCTTGTTTGTGGAGACTTCAATACACTTCCCGGAAG TGCTCCTCATACACTTCTTGTCAGGGGAAAGGTTGATCCACTGCATCCAGATCTATTGGTTGATCCACTTGGAATCCTGCGTCCTCATACCAAACTGACTCATCAGTTACCTTTG GTGAGCGCTTACTCATCGTTTGTGAGACCAGTAATGGGACTTGGATTGGACCAACACAGAAGGAGAATGGATCTTAATACAAACGAGCCTTTGTTTACCAATTGTACAAGGGAGTTCATTGGCACTCatgactatatattttatacag cGGATACATTAATGGTGGAATCTTTATTGGAGTTGCTGGATGAAGATGGATTGAGAAAGGATACAGCTCTTCCTTCACCTGAATGGTCTTCAAATCATATTGCACTCTTGGCTGAGTTTCGATGCATGCCGAGAACCAGACGCTAA
- the LOC108848679 gene encoding pentatricopeptide repeat-containing protein At3g58590-like, whose protein sequence is MSLSYRELASPNNRLLTLLDSCSKAPSFTRTKALHALSITLWNTLQQPVYICNNIISLYTKLGEVCFAAKVFDKMPERDRASFNTVISGFSKSGYVVEAWRVFSEMREFGFLPNQLTVRGLLSCLSLDLRGGTQLHGLSLKYGFLMSDAYVGTKLLGLYGRFELLETAEKVFEDMPLKSLVTWNHMMSLLGRGGFLRECMFLFRELVGTGECLSESSFLGVLTGVSCENDLETSRQLHCSAMKIGLDCDTSIVNSLITAYGRCGNTDMAERVFDKAVSRNIVSWNAIIGATAKGENPLTALKLFVTMPEHEFSPNQGTYVSVLTASSHAQTLSFGRQIHGTLIKNGCETDIYLGNALIDFYAKCGSLEDSRLCFDSIRYKNIVCWNTLLWGYANKDDPICLSLVLQMLQMGFRPTEYTLSTALKPCCVIELQQLHSVIVRMGYEDNDYVLSSLMRSYAKNQLINDALLLLDWSSKPSSVVPLNIAAGLYSRAGHYRESVKLISTLEQPDIVSWNIAIAAWSRSATLEQPDTVSWNTDNHGEEVTEIFKHILQANIRPDNFTYVSILSTCAKFCDLTLGSSIHGLMTKTDFSRADTFVCNVLIDMYGKCGSVTSAIKVFEETREKNTITWTALISSLGIHGHGHEAFVKFEEMVSLGFKPDCVSFISMLTACRHSGMVKEGMELFWKMKDYGVEPDIDHYRCAVDLLARNGYVIEAEQLISRMPFPADAPVWRTVLAGSKRFAEEQRSTLSFVSAQ, encoded by the coding sequence ATGAGCCTCAGCTATAGAGAACTCGCCAGCCCCAACAACCGTCTACTTACCTTACTCGATTCCTGCAGCAAAGCTCCTTCCTTTACAAGAACCAAAGCTCTCCACGCCCTCTCCATCACGTTATGGAACACCCTTCAGCAGCCCGTTTACATCTGCAACAATATCATCTCCCTTTACACGAAGCTCGGCGAGGTTTGTTTTGCAGCCAAAGTGTTCGATAAAATGCCTGAGAGAGACAGAGCGTCTTTCAACACCGTCATTAGCGGGTTTAGCAAATCCGGGTATGTGGTGGAAGCTTGGCGTGTGTTTTCAGAGATGAGGGAGTTTGGGTTTTTACCGAATCAGTTAACTGTTAGAGGTTTACTGTCTTGTCTCTCGTTGGATCTTCGTGGTGGGACTCAGTTGCACGGTTTGAGCTTGAAGTACGGTTTTTTAATGTCTGATGCATACGTGGGTACTAAGTTGTTGGGTTTGTATGGGAGGTTTGAGTTGCTTGAAACGGCGGAAAAGGTGTTTGAAGATATGCCGTTGAAGAGCTTGGTGACGTGGAACCATATGATGTCTTTGTTGGGGCGTGGTGGGTTTCTCAGAGAATGCATGTTTCTCTTCCGTGAGCTAGTTGGGACTGGGGAGTGTTTATCCGAAAGCTCTTTCTTGGGTGTTTTGACAGGTGTGTCTTGTGAAAATGACTTGGAAACTAGCAGACAGTTGCACTGCTCAGCGATGAAAATAGGGTTAGATTGTGATACTTCCATCGTTAACTCTCTTATCACTGCATATGGAAGATGTGGTAACACAGATATGGCAGAGAGAGTGTTTGATAAGGCAGTTTCACGGAATATAGTGTCGTGGAACGCCATAATTGGTGCAACAGCCAAAGGTGAGAACCCGTTAACAGCATTGAAACTCTTTGTAACTATGCCAGAGCATGAGTTTTCCCCGAACCAAGGTACTTACGTTAGTGTTCTTACTGCCTCTTCTCACGCGCAGACTTTGAGTTTCGGACGTCAGATCCACGGCACACTGATCAAGAACGGCTGCGAGACTGACATCTACTTGGGGAATGCATTGATAGACTTTTATGCTAAATGTGGTAGTCTGGAAGATTCACGCCTATGCTTCGACTCTATACGCTATAAGAACATTGTTTGCTGGAATACACTGCTTTGGGGCTACGCCAATAAAGACGATCCCATTTGTCTCTCATTGGTACTTCAAATGCTTCAAATGGGTTTCAGACCAACTGAATATACTCTCTCGACAGCTCTCAAACCATGTTGTGTCATAGAGTTACAGCAGCTGCACTCAGTTATAGTGAGAATGGGATACGAAGATAACGACTATGTGTTAAGCTCTCTTATGAGATCATACGCCAAAAATCAACTGATAAATgatgctcttcttcttctggacTGGTCTAGCAAACCTTCTTCTGTCGTCCCGTTGAACATTGCCGCTGGATTATACAGCAGAGCAGGGCATTACCGTGAATCTGTAAAGCTGATCTCAACGTTAGAACAACCGGACATTGTATCTTGGAACATTGCTATTGCGGCTTGGTCTCGGTCTGCGACGCTAGAACAACCGGACACTGTATCTTGGAACACTGATAACCACGGAGAGGAGGTTACAGAGATTTTTAAACACATACTACAAGCAAACATCCGCCCTGATAATTTCACATACGTTAGTATCTTAAGCACGTGCGCCAAGTTCTGCGACTTGACGCTAGGAAGTTCTATCCACGGCCTAATGACAAAAACAGATTTCAGCCGTGCCGACACGTTCGTATGCAACGTGTTGATTGACATGTATGGGAAATGCGGAAGCGTTACGAGTGCAATCAAAGTGTTTGAAGAGACAAGAGAGAAGAACACCATTACATGGACTGCACTGATCTCCTCTCTTGGCATTCATGGACACGGACATGAGGCGTTTGTAAAGTTTGAGGAAATGGTGTCTCTGGGGTTTAAGCCGGACTGTGTCTCTTTCATCTCTATGCTAACTGCTTGCAGACATAGTGGTATGGTAAAAGAAGGGATGGAGTTGTTTTGGAAGATGAAGGACTATGGAGTTGAACCGGATATTGATCACTATCGTTGTGCCGTTGATCTTTTGGCTAGAAATGGTTACGTGATAGAAGCTGAGCAGCTGATTTCTAGAATGCCTTTCCCTGCAGACGCTCCTGTGTGGCGAACTGTTCTTGCTGGTAGTAAAAGATTTGCAGAAGAACAGAGAAGCACTCTCAGTTTCGTCTCTGCTCAGTAG